The Biomphalaria glabrata chromosome 1, xgBioGlab47.1, whole genome shotgun sequence sequence tctagatctatatttagtatATTTACCCTATAAGGCGGCTATATTTAgtctttttagatctagatttctagattaattctagagtctagatttaaaacTAGATAGAATGATTGATAGATCAtagattataatatatatagtatttatactaatttatagcaatttaaattaatttagatctaaaatctatagTAGTATAGATCTAGGAAATACTTAAAATAGTCTAGATGATTATAGATGAGACTATGATCATATGATGTGACTAtcatgataatgatgataatcaTTGAATCTGAGTGATTGACTGGTTACGATTATCATTATGAATATGACTATGAGTAAgagatctttctagatctagactattctagactctagagtagagattagaattagatagattatattatttatattatatagattatagatcatttagatctagatctagtaatatagATTAAgtaaagatctagaatctagatactaagactaagatgaTCATAAAGTTATTATAATTACTTATACTgacctatagatctagtactaattTATTTACTATATTCAATTccctttatatataatatagattctagagctATATTTACTATTATCTCCCTCAGTATCtattattctatattatatagacCTATAGATACTCTAGATACAGTCTCTACTAGGCTGTCTAGtagtataatattataatacaatataatttaattatagatctatagtcaaTATAAAATAAGACCAGACTGTCTCTAGTTAACTAGATcctctagatctacactagccTTCACTAGGTGACTATATCATGAAGTCAACAAGTGAAGCTTAAAGTTAAAGCATGCTCAGTAAGTGTGCTATGGTCAGTATGGCCCAGTCTCATTTGCGgaccattggggggggggggggggtatctggatgAAAGTActtgtgctgcctttaggcactcagaaCACAACTCTACTTAATtcaggatttgaacttgagCCCCCTTGTTATGTGACTAAGCCGTTGGaacattgtttaattctttcttGGTAAGCTGCAGGGAGACGTATATCTGTGAGGTCACTAGAACTGTATTGGAGCTATTTGGCACTGTGGTACAcggcagattttttaaaagggcACTACAGGAGGCTTAGACCTCCCTGCCTTATCATATTACAGAGGTTATCCTAGGTTCTTGATTGATACATACATAGTATGCCTTTGAAATGGTATTGTGATCAtaccaaatttatttttcaatctttGTCCAGCATTCACAACCATGTAACTtgcagaaaaataaatttaaagatgCTGGATTCTGATGACAGCTAATAAGTTTCAGTGCTTCCAAGTCTACCTTCTGAGAATTCAAAGAATTGCATTGAAATTACTATTTAAATACTATTTCAATAATGAATAATGCACCACTTCTAAGGagtaaatatcttaaaaaaaggAAGTCAAGAATTAAATCTATAGCTAAATTTAAATGAGTAGGAAGATTTAAATGCTGTTTCCTAAATACGAGCAcaaattttaaacaagaaaaacataaataaaaaatactttttacaaaaatgaagcttatattaagtgtaattgtatcaattttgaatcagtcatgtgattataCATACAACTGACCCATACATATAAATCTGTccgatagaaatatttttaccaattgttttgttaagcttttagctttctcaatgcgctatgatcccatcacttgtctggaccagttgtgaaaggggtaTGGAAGAAGGGGGTATATTGATGATTGTTTACATGATTGTTCACTCAGTGCtcaagatttcttttaaaaggggactaatttaacttataccactgcatctgtcaagtacaatttctttccattgttcaagataccaaacaaaataattaattaccaatagtaaattaactaattggttaaaaattctttttattgattcttgtattgtcaggtaaaataaataattgtgcaaaatttcagcttaatacaagatagggtgtgggatgtataatgtgtaaaaaatttttatcagcctgacagacagagtgagttgatataagctttgttaaaaaaaaaagaaaaaagatcattctatttgaaatatttctgATTTCAGAGTTAGTCATGCCTAACGAAACAATACATTCATTCCATGAGAAGGTTTTGGTACACATCTGTAGCACTAATTTTCAaaggtaatttttaaaaaaaattttcaaccTTATTCTTGACATCATTAAAAGTTATCATTATTTTACAGTGTTTCTCAATCAATTAAATCAGCTataacagtgtttctcaaactgaggTCTGCAAGAAGAAAATAGAGGGGGTccacagaaagatgaaaatttatacaattatattataaataacatttatagAAAGTAGTATTCATTTTGCTGTTTCCTGCCGATGACCCTGAGACTCAGCAACACTATCAATCAGTCTGGCTATTAATCATGCACATTGTATgattaattattacattatacAGTGGTGATTTATGTTTGTTAAATTGTTATTCATATGCCCATCTAACCGTTAgattatggataaatatttgaaGCTTAAGTGTGTAATGGAAACTGTCGAAACGAAATGAGACATGATGACGTAAGAGAGGCCACACCATGTAAATGTGCTactgaatatttacattttgtatttctacCATACAAAGGCAACAGTGAACAGCAGCAATGTTTCTCAGTTTCAATGCGTTATCGAACAAAAGTTTTAAACCTGCTAAACTGAAGTGTCATCTTGTAACAAATCATTGTGAACCAAAAGAGTTCTTTGAACGTAAAGCAAATGTATAATACATAAATGAGCAGTAAATTATTAGCAATGTGACAACAGTGAATGAAAAGGCTTTGTATATTATTGTATTATGAATAGCACAGAGCCAAAAAATACACTGGGGTCGGATAGTTTGATTATGCTAGTGACTTTAGCAACAGGCGATTTAGGCAGACAAATCGGGCTGCGTCAGGGGTCTGCCAATATCGTATGGGTTGTAAAAGGGTTACTGAGCTGAAAAATTTTGAGTAGTTCTGTCCTAAGAGAtacttaaaagtattttttaattggTTGACAACATCTATTGAAATGAAAATTAGctttatatcatatatatatatatatatataaatatatatatagcgctaaatgttttatttatgttgtgAAGATATAAGAGGCATCatgcttgcattttttttggggTTGCTGACCCCCTCCCCCTTGCAGGCAGAATGGGGCTCTGTTGCTTGCATCCATGTTTATATGTCTGAATTTAAATTggagaaaaattatttttatataatgatATTTATTCTCATGGGGTATTGAAGCTAAAAAGTGGGAAAACActgatttttaatttatgtCACATTTTAACTTGACATTGTCACATCCAAACACGTCGCGACCCGTGTAACatcttattattaattttgtcttcaagtccaaaAATTTAGGATGAGTGCAGAAGTTTATAGTCTACCAATAAAATGTGAAATCCAcctaaaaaaatcataaaatatcTAAGGCTACCATTTAGATTATTATTagattagaatatttttttctccttatAATTTAGTTTGTCTAATGAAGTGATGTGGTACATTATTCATATAGGTATAATTGCTATTGGTATTCCTAGGCTTGAGATTTAGCTTTTTGTTATTTCACTTTGTCTTCAAACTGTATTATTGAACAATTGATATTGCTTAATTTctctaacatttttttcttgcaatACAGTTTGGAAGACGATTCAAAGAAGATTTACTGTTCAAAAGAGGATGCCGCTAAAAGGACTTCCAGTTTGAAAGATGTTGTTAACAAtcgtataaaaaaacaaatgctcCATAATGACACAAACATGGACAACAAAGAATTGCACACAAGATCAGAACATAAATTTGACTATATGTTAAACCATTCCTATGATGCTTTGAATCACACAGTAGATTATAGTCATTGTCAAAAAATATCTAGACAAATCATTGAATCGGATGACAACTCACTGATCAGTTCTAGTCAAAGCATTGAGCTAAATGGCAAGTTGATAAGATCTAGTGGAAGCATTGAAATTAATGACAAGCTGATTAGGTCTAGTCAGAGCATTGATCTAAATGACAAACTGATCGGTTCTAGTGGAAGCATTGATCTAAATGACAAACTGATTAGTTCTAGTGGAAGCATTAAACTTAATGATAAGCTGATTCGTTCTAGTGAAAGCATTGAACTTAATGATAAGCTGATTAGATTTGATGACCCAGGGGCAGAGGAAACTCAGATTAAAACTTTCTTCTTTACAAACAAAGAATCTAATGACCCTGAGTATAAAATCAATAAAGATTTGGAAGAAACTGAAAATTGGGACAAAGAGAGTGAAAGTCAAAAGGAAAATGTAATCTGCTTGGAGCAAGCGTTTTACATGAGTGAACTTAACAACGAGCCCGACTCGGTGGACTTTAATACTTTCACTACAATAAATCAGACTATGAAAAACAATCTTGTTTTTAGAGTGCAGCCGAAAATGACATATCACTCCAAGAAGATATGCTTTACTGGACAATTGGAGTCTTTAGCACGAGAAAAATCTAATATTTTACTTGCGAGCGTTAATGTAAGGAAAATCAAAGAGGTTCAAATCATTctcaaaaaaagtatttctaaaagacctagatctaagtctctTAAACCATTAAGTGTGCACTGTTCCAGAAGCTCAaactcaataaaacaaaatgctaAAGAAGCAAAGATGTCATTTTTCAAGAACTATTTTAGAGGTTACACACCAAATAGCAACACAaaatattacagagcattgactATTGATAAGCACAAGAAATATAGAAGAAAGCAGACTGGTGATGACAGCAAGGAATATTTTGGTTGTCAGACAACTAAGAGGAACAAGCAATATTGTAGAAATCATGCtcttaatagcaaaaaaaaaaacgacagaGGACAGACTACCTATTGGAACAAAAGATATAACAGATGGCAGTCTGCTAATAGCAATAAACTTGGGCTTTTAATTAGGAAAAAACGCCATGGAGAAGTTTGGTCAAGAAAGAAGCACATGTTTCTAGATATCGAGTTCTATTTCACAAAAATAACCATGAATCATCCCAAGCACAACTTAATGAACAACTACAAGAGAAATACTACCTCTTTTCAATGGTTTCAAAGtacgtttattttattttcaaaatgtacTTTGTTAGAAACTAGTATAAGATGTCCTGATGTCTATCTTAGCTGATCTAGTGTGTTACCTCAGCATGTTATTCTTACTGTCTTAGAACtgcaaatcctttttttttttccctttcatgCTGCTTAtcattaataaatgtttttagaGCAATACCCTTTTTCAAGACAAAGTGTCtagcataatttaaaaaatatattcaccCTATTACTCTGTAAAGTTAAAGCTGTCTATGGACACAAAATGTGCATTGTCTTAAAAAGACGTTGCTATCTATATTTACAGTAACTTATATGTACTCCTTCATTAgtaaaaatttgtacttttttatcattcagaaatattaaagaataaaaatgaCAAACCAGCTGGTCTGCCTACAAACGGCTCATTCAGTGTCCGTGGCCATTCTACTGGAGATAACAGTTCTAATAGCAAATCTTCAGGATATTCTTCTGGTGGTAGCTCGTCAAATGAGACACAGCAGGtacatcaatgttttatctgatttataattgattttttaaattgttttgatGGTTGCTGTTTATGATAAATGGACCAGCATATTTATTATCTATAGTTAGTTTTTTAGATAACAAAATcttaatataatattttgtaaattataCCAAAACTAACATTTTATGCTCAGCAAATATTACACTTCAATCTTTTAATCTAcatcacaatatatataaataaaaagtaacaaatGACATTTTAAGAAATGTTTAATCATAAATATTAAGTTATCTGAAGAAATGCAAAGAATATATCTGCAAAATAAATACCTCAACAAAAAGCCTtcataaacataaaatattaaagacaaatacaatttctaaaaaaaacgtaattgttaaaaaacaatgaaaaaaaaaaatgctacacacaaaaaaattaacaccAAATACTAACTAAATGTTGAAGTTCAGTACTCCTTCAGAAATAAATTGAGTATGTCTCAAGTGGCAGCAGAGTTAGAATTATGGACAATCCTAAAAGatcaatatttaatattcaaagaaataattgaaaccATTTAGAAATGTTATTACCTCAAGGATATAATGACTTAGAAAGTATATTCTTCTGTGCATATGGCAACAAGCTTCTTTATACCACTAACTTTACCAGCCTCTGTCTCTTCTTTCTCAGTTATGAGCTTAATGGAAAATCTTGAACACTGTGTAATTACTGAAGAAATATGTGCAATTCTTTActtttctattaattttattaatgttaattTCTGATATCACATAAATTAGTGGATCAATGATAAATTATATGTACTTATACCAGTGTTAAATATACCTCTGTCCTTGGTTACTTTATTATCGGTATTTTGATCACTAAATTTCTATAATCTGATCAGTATTGCGATATTCTGatggtataattttttttttaatagggagCTTGGAGATTTTCTTCAGGAGGAAAAAGCAATGGTCAGTCTGGTCGTAATAGacaagatgatgatgatgatgatgatgatccaAGTAGGCCACAAAGACTTTCTGGAAGGCTGCCACTTTTTCCAAGTCTCCCTGCTCCTAAATTAGATTCATTTCACAAAGAACTGAGAGAACAGGCTGAAAGAACTTATCAGCAAAGAACTTCAAACCATGAAATGGAAGCTCCTTTTCAAGATGGTGTTAAAAATATTCATGGTGCTATTTCCGTACTGCAGTTGTGTGACCTGCTAGGAACTTCAGTGAGTCATTGATGGATtacctttttatttttgctaGTTCTCttcgttataaaaaaaatttctgcaTTTGGAAAATATTCTtttgtaaattttgtttgttttacttgtttcggatgttctttcagagttgaagataattacttcctagtccaaacctcccgcaggacgacgggagatgtaagcgggcagggtttgaactcgggaccatcgataaatccaaacgacagtccagcgcgcaaaccacacgaccagtttgttttttaactctttttgcagatttttttttaaagcaaatagtTTTGTGTGACATAATTGATTTTACTTTTCAATTAAAATTCATCCTACAATTGTCAAGGTATTTTAAGTATAGGGTACTCAGTTGCTGAAAAAATAGATATAGTAATTGACTTAAATATAGACGAGACatgtttttaagtaattttCAAAATGTTAATCTGTaatcaaaagagaaaaaaaatcttgagctttttttttttctattttcaaataaaataccgtacattagttaaaattaatttaaaaaaaaacacatgcaaaataaacaattttaccCACTTCTAGCATACATTGGTAAAATTGAggaaaaagtatattttaagcTAAACAAATACAGTAGAGCTCTACTTAGCCCAGATCAGAGATGTCACTGTGAAGctgaaaaaaaactgttatgtTTCTGCTATTTATGTGATTGatgttaaataaacaaaagtagCCTTGACAAGAAAAGcataaactatttttatattctgaTAAGTGTTGCATTTTATtcacagacaaacagagttcCAGAGAGGACTGAGATTCCAAAAGCTTTTAACATTTGCCTAACTTTAGCCTTACACGATCTTTCATTTGCTTCctctaacacacacaaaaatgtggCTTCCTACTTGGACTGTAGCACTTGTAGTATCCTTTCCAACTTGCTGAAGCACCTTGCAACATTGAACCATGAGATTGGGGTAAAGTCATGTGATTCCTGCTCACAGATGTTACATCTGATTGTTTGGCATGTAATGATATGTattgataaaaataaacaacggACAAAGGTCAGTAGGTGTGACTTGTGCTACAAGATCAGCAAAACCTCAGAGTGGAGCAAAGAAAAGTTAATATCTTCCTTGCCCAAACTCAGATCTAAGGTATGCTTACTTTTAATACTATTGAGaatctttatttactttttctttgttattaaAGCTAATGTCACTCTatcgatgttatttttttatatattttttttaaagaatatgaCCATCTCATAGTAAGAGTCAATTtctctttgcatttttataGATCAAGAAGTACTGTGTCAAAGTTTTAGGCACAAGTtctgataatgaggatgaatgCTCTAATCAAGTAAATACTGAGATTTGTAGCCCAAATACTTCATCTAGTGGCAAAATTGTCACTGAAGAAACTAACCACCAAGCTTCCAATTTTCAAGCCTATTTTAATGAATTATCTCTTGCACCTTTGAGTCATGAAATGCAGCATCAGCTGTTAAACCCAGATGTAACACAGTCTTCAAGCTTGACGCAATGTGAGAGCATTTCTTCTATCAAGTTGACTCGTAAACCTAGTTGCAAAGGAAGAACCAGCTTACCCCAGACCATAGAAGAGGAGAATGGTGGAGAAGAACAGTCAAAGTCTTTTGTTGGTTAGTGTTTTGACcattgaaattattatttaaaaaatatgaaattattaaatccaaatatattaaaatattgttacgatcttctctatcaggccttctgcaaacactgcccaacaacacaacacatctaaaacatcaacttgacaacaagagcttcaataaacaaagtagcggtttatttacaattacatcaacaacagccaataaacacaattggctacagtaacttcaaatgctttgctacactacagaactgcctaactaatcactacaagtctctctagctcgtacagctacattttcgaggactcacttcgtagcacacagtccttactgcttgctgtcctggactctactgtcctttctaacacactgtctctcgtctgtaaaggctttgtggtcacatgaccataacattggtcatattgcgtgcattagtagtaatgtcccttgttcaccagcccttgacctgtgtgattggcctgaatcatttcgtagcacacagtccttactgcttgctgtcctggactctactgtcctttctaactcactgtctctcgtctgtaaaggctttgtggtcacatgaccataacattggtcatattgcgtgcattagtagtaatgtcccttgttcaccagcccttgacctgtgtgattggcctgaatcatgtgtgtcagtaggccgcacacacattaaccctttcagtccgccactagggttatagcaatatttaaattaaaacaattgttttttattttcttaaggcgatatcaaatttaatttttgattAACTAGGTCCATCACATTGACAATCTGAAAATACATTCATGCtgcataatttttaataatagacACTTGATAGTCCAACACACCCTGTAGTTTGACATGGTGCTATGTCAGCTGCAAATACTAGTCCAACACACTCTGTAGTTTGACATGGTGCTATGTCAGATGCAAACAGTTTGATATACTAATGTAAAGAGCATGAACttgatttaaacatttttatgttgAAAGACATTCTAGAAAAAGCCATGACAGAttgtttttatagaaaaaaacaggaaattatttttaaaatgttgaaatacaCAAATGTAAATTCATGTTATTAATGTATACTGCATTagctatatttttaaattgtaatttagtATTGTATGTGAAAGCTGAAATCAAATCTTTTGTGTTTCTTtagatcaatatttttttcctgttttatCTATTGTGTATTTTATACCCCTGAAAGCCTGGGCAATGCTTCTTAGCCTCAGCATGGTGATCAGGCGAGACAGTTGTTAGAGCTGATAAGTAAGCCAATAGGGAAGCAAAACAGAATCCCTGTTGCAGTGCCTAATGAGAGTCCATTGCACTGGCAGGGATGGAAGAAACCCTCCTACAATCATGTCACTATCCACACACCATTACTCAAGGGGCTGTTTTTATGGCAAACACCTCCATGGCTGATGTGTTACAGAGAAGAAATATAGGGGAGTTTCCCCGGTGTGCTCAGCTTTGGTTTTGTCTCTGACCCAAGCATCTTAAGAGTACCAGCCATCAGTAATTGGAatgttaaattttatatttgctTGGAATTTTTCCCCTACAGAAATTTGTTCCGACAGGCAAATGGAAGCAAACTTCCATAAGCCTAGAGttgagtcttagactcaactcttatgACAATTATGAAGAAGGGAAAGATTCCCTTGAAAGTCCACCTtaaatgtaaagttcccctttcagaccttatggtctatagggcagatgatgcaaaggacatctgtttctgtggcctatggttaacgagggtgtcatgtggccagtacaacgaccaaacgcctttacttccccaaccTATCtcagtacccattagagctgggtggactcagaggggccCGAAGATctcaaatttaaaatcccaggattcgaacctaggacccccagatcggaagccaagcgttttacccctcagccaccacgaCTCCCCTGAAAGTCCACCTTATTACATCAAAAATAGAAGTTTCTGACATATATAGTTTAATTCTTTGAAGTACGGCTAACCTCTGGGAATCCAATGTTTTTGACAATCCAACACCTACCCCCGGTACCCATATAATCAGACTTTCAAAGGTcaactgtatatattttatatatatttttttaagaaagtgCTGAACCTTGCAAAACCAGTGTGggaaaaaaagatgaaatgGAAAATCTGTTTGCTGGGAAATATGTAAGTTCACAATACTATAATAATCTGGTTTCATCATAAGACTTTAAAGATTCAAAttttttactataataataataataattttgtctTTCTTTATCATCTAATTATAGGGGGCTAGCCCATATGATACTCAACCCACCTATGGTCAACACACAACATATGTCAGCATGCCAGTTGACAGAGATCTGCATGACAATACACAATATTTGTCTACAACCACTTCTAATCGACCTCAGGGCAAGCCCGGTGTAGGCTGTGTAGTTTATGGACTACCTAAGCAACTTCAGAAGATTGCTAGGTAAAGAATTAACTTTAGGTTGATTTTACATGTTTATTCTGCATTTAAATTTCATATTCTGCTTTAGTTTGTCACCTTCAGATCTCCAAAACTAAAAGTGCTATTAAAATTTCCTTTAACCCTGTCATActcacaaattatttttaaacatgaaTACCATTTTTAAAGCCAGAATTAAATGTCTATATTGCATTCATGGTGCACATGAAGAGGAAATATTGCTAttacttttccattttttaacaTGCATATATAAGTTTTGATATATGTCAACAGGAATATAACAAtccacatttaaaaataatcttaaatatgttttttttttttttaaatgctgcaTTTTAGTTAAagactattattttatttttcctttcCAATTTGCTGACATTGGAATTTTTTTATGCATATGCCAATCAATGTCTTATTTTTCCCCAAATTTTCTGGCCATTTTTTTCCCctgataatttaatttttcttaatCTTATAATTTATCTTGAAAAAACGTGTGGATAGTATGTAATATGATTGtatacttattttgttttctggCTGTTAACCTttttgcttgtgtgtgtgtgtagtttcTTCTCTTGTGTCTGAGATGCTCAACCTGTTTAGATAGTGGACAATATAATTTTCCACTTACTTCCCAGCTACTGGGCCAAGAAGAGAGAAGAGTGTGACCAAACAGGTCATTGTCCTTATCAACATAGAGAGGAAGGGGTTATATTGGCAGACTACAGAGTAAGCTCAAACCAGAATTATAAGaagctatttttgttttattagttaatTGTTTTATACACATTTGATGTGTTTTTGGTTAGGCTGAAATGCCAAACACTTTTATGCTTCTCTTAATAACATCTTTAGGAAAATATGCAACTTAACACAAAAAAAGTCCAATTTTACACCTGTGTTGTATTATACGAATGTAATCCTACCTGTTACCATCCCCAGACATTCTGAGGCAGGGTTTGggtctaggatgtaataatcttttttactTTGGAAGGATAATCCAAAAGGACTTTGTGTTATGACGCCTTTCTTCTGCCAAAGCTGTTAAATTGTTTTCACTTCTTACAAGCACATGGTGCCATGGTATTCTAGAATTTACTCTAATTTCCCAAATTGAactcatttttcttttgttagctGGCCCAAAATGAGCCCCTTTGGAATAGTACCCCTTTTTCtacggggcagatgatgtgtgCAGTTTTCCAAACCTTCATGAAAATCACAATTTAAATTAGTAATAAACATGATCAACTGCACTAGATATACATAAGTAATTTTGTAGGAAataacaaccttttttttttttaaaggaactctaaatatctttaaaatgtttttgtttcctCCAGGAAAAATTTGTAATCTTGCGACAGAGATACCAAAAAAATCATCAGTGGCAGCGCCTGACTCACTTGGGAAATGGAATGTCTGGGAAATGTCACCTAGCAATGGATGTCACTACCAATTTTAGATTTTGCtgtaaaaaagtaaatagaaaatttacataattttaaaatgtctttgcTTATTGTATTATACATACTCTCTTGTTGTATTATACTTACTCAATCCAAAAGTTACTTACATTGAAcaaccaaaaaataatttttaaaaaaaatttcaattgtGGACTCTAACTTACCTGTCAAACATATTTGTCTTGTGTAAAAAAGGAGCTAATATTTAAAGTTGAGCAGCatcaattgttgttgtttttttttttatgttagacATGAGCtacataatctagatctaattctgtataattttttttttaaactttattaaaCTAAACTTTACATACTcgatttttttcttgaaaacaatatttttaagcGTAGCAGTTAATTTTTGTATCAACTCTGCttttaaaccactgttacataagatctgaacgaagtggtcgtctcctttcaattaggactaaaacagattttaaaaacttctttatcccactttcggtcagagtgttacaagatcagctgtcgtcatcgagaagtacatagaagtcaaattcataaagcgctgtgttttatgtgtgaatgttgttcgaatttttcatctataatgttattgtacagtagttacgctgatgttgtcaactgtagtcaaactgagtttccatttgattggatcaataaaattatcttatcttatcactaattagttgcccatttgtttGTAATTTGAGTTGATCCACTGTCATAGAATAAAAGTCTAATGCTTCCTCCGTGATTGTATAAGTAAATTTGATTCTGTAGTgctgaaaagttaaaaaattatcatataACTTATCAACCCTTACTTTATTTTGTGTA is a genomic window containing:
- the LOC106050931 gene encoding uncharacterized protein LOC106050931 isoform X1, with product MLKLVMPNETIHSFHEKVLVHICSTNFQSLEDDSKKIYCSKEDAAKRTSSLKDVVNNRIKKQMLHNDTNMDNKELHTRSEHKFDYMLNHSYDALNHTVDYSHCQKISRQIIESDDNSLISSSQSIELNGKLIRSSGSIEINDKLIRSSQSIDLNDKLIGSSGSIDLNDKLISSSGSIKLNDKLIRSSESIELNDKLIRFDDPGAEETQIKTFFFTNKESNDPEYKINKDLEETENWDKESESQKENVICLEQAFYMSELNNEPDSVDFNTFTTINQTMKNNLVFRVQPKMTYHSKKICFTGQLESLAREKSNILLASVNVRKIKEVQIILKKSISKRPRSKSLKPLSVHCSRSSNSIKQNAKEAKMSFFKNYFRGYTPNSNTKYYRALTIDKHKKYRRKQTGDDSKEYFGCQTTKRNKQYCRNHALNSKKKNDRGQTTYWNKRYNRWQSANSNKLGLLIRKKRHGEVWSRKKHMFLDIEFYFTKITMNHPKHNLMNNYKRNTTSFQWFQKILKNKNDKPAGLPTNGSFSVRGHSTGDNSSNSKSSGYSSGGSSSNETQQGAWRFSSGGKSNGQSGRNRQDDDDDDDDPSRPQRLSGRLPLFPSLPAPKLDSFHKELREQAERTYQQRTSNHEMEAPFQDGVKNIHGAISVLQLCDLLGTSTNRVPERTEIPKAFNICLTLALHDLSFASSNTHKNVASYLDCSTCSILSNLLKHLATLNHEIGVKSCDSCSQMLHLIVWHVMICIDKNKQRTKVSRCDLCYKISKTSEWSKEKLISSLPKLRSKIKKYCVKVLGTSSDNEDECSNQVNTEICSPNTSSSGKIVTEETNHQASNFQAYFNELSLAPLSHEMQHQLLNPDVTQSSSLTQCESISSIKLTRKPSCKGRTSLPQTIEEENGGEEQSKSFVESAEPCKTSVGKKDEMENLFAGKYGASPYDTQPTYGQHTTYVSMPVDRDLHDNTQYLSTTTSNRPQGKPGVGCVVYGLPKQLQKIASYWAKKREECDQTGHCPYQHREEGVILADYREKFVILRQRYQKNHQWQRLTHLGNGMSGKCHLAMDVTTNFRFCCKKIHLLRYCEDELTIWTEINHQFIVRLYGAIRHGVKVYIFSEFIDGGDLAACIEEQKLLGRRLSHWSAINYFKQLLDVLAYLQSKNILHEDIKADNILLRNKTTFIAVTDFGTSRKLQDPKQLKNKMPVGSPTHWSPEKASMEGHGFPSDLWAAVCVLVHMLSGWPPWVKRFNKAGILNYIIYAQPPPMDDVPHNVQEGVRKLIEKGLVKNPVLRPSPIQLLQDPAFRILDDEKFETCYSTLMSQSPRAIPRHGESCDETYDQNKLLSTTPLNVTSDKTVLYEQHISTVIHSEQQLAEKAENNEDHSANLVEVVIPAQGVSSSEMASLAEGYGQSQSDGPAQGDGSNFQVEEDLEASTIHDEVSDSPDNDKESYVLKERPHIESRICELIEPRNIENLLPAFALIYPDDGSENSLSIQQFFVDKYDDVTFNTFKDPLQFYQPAKQEPKQPARKDDPKQLPNLSIFNSSSSTSSSHVNTQERFSSIVLGQTKDMSCKDNAVVFTFSSGSDCTSSELFDMGQQGEISPPEATPNLSSTPTNLMMRKKENLKLNLGNTPPLSHSCSLPHNSNTDNESIKRPNTWTKLSSSTPKPPSQQQTPSTGRSTSSTRQGPSASTASSNIHSFFPSTKSVIEMQESVMQDMLGNLLKDPGMSSPSDNELSYETQPLMQTNDDKNYILNQFMQDIDDSALDGLKLEFFDSESIKLFDIRVTESPVYLRDVIQTIRYKVSEGFKHFTVNQLDGAIVRFNKQLVVQQFKILSLEKPGEKCLCEPCSNLNF